A genomic region of Deinococcus metalli contains the following coding sequences:
- a CDS encoding ROK family protein has protein sequence MPEPLPDADAALLALDVGGTKLAAGLVTPHGELLASRREPTRLQAGPEGVLRQLVALGRDLLAGHAGPVSRVGVGCGGPLDRERGIIQNPPNLPGWHDVPLKDWLEDALDLPVDVDNDANAAALAEWRFGSGRGCEHLVYLTLSTGIGGGVILNGQLYTGRAGNAGELGHLQVEYLGEPCTCGGRGCLERYASGTGIGRRAREWARRHPDSLLAQLDGGPEHITAHTVRRALEDGDPLTAAFWDDTLDYLAAGVAGIIHAFDPQRVVIGGGVANFGDLLFPPLRAKVAARTYPALWQGMSLRRAELADHVGIYGAAAVALSRAAPAPHRFPVPETTL, from the coding sequence ATGCCTGAGCCCCTGCCAGATGCCGACGCCGCCCTGCTGGCCCTGGACGTCGGCGGCACCAAGCTCGCCGCCGGCCTCGTCACCCCGCACGGCGAGCTGCTCGCCAGCCGGCGCGAACCGACCCGGCTGCAGGCCGGCCCCGAGGGCGTGCTGCGCCAGCTCGTGGCCCTCGGGCGCGACCTGCTGGCCGGGCACGCCGGGCCGGTGTCCCGGGTGGGCGTGGGCTGCGGCGGCCCCCTCGACCGCGAGCGCGGCATCATCCAGAACCCGCCCAACCTGCCCGGCTGGCACGACGTGCCCCTCAAGGACTGGCTGGAGGACGCGCTGGACCTGCCGGTGGATGTGGACAACGACGCCAACGCGGCCGCGCTGGCCGAGTGGCGCTTCGGCAGCGGACGCGGCTGCGAGCACCTCGTGTACCTCACCCTCTCGACCGGAATCGGCGGCGGCGTGATCCTGAACGGTCAGCTGTACACCGGCCGGGCCGGCAACGCCGGTGAACTCGGCCACCTCCAGGTGGAGTACCTGGGCGAGCCCTGCACCTGCGGCGGCCGGGGCTGCCTGGAGCGCTACGCCTCGGGGACCGGCATCGGCCGCCGGGCGCGCGAGTGGGCGCGGCGCCACCCCGACTCGCTGCTCGCGCAGCTGGACGGCGGCCCCGAACACATCACCGCCCACACCGTGCGCCGCGCCCTCGAGGACGGCGACCCCCTGACCGCCGCGTTCTGGGACGACACCCTGGACTACCTCGCGGCCGGCGTGGCGGGCATCATCCACGCCTTCGACCCGCAGCGGGTGGTGATCGGCGGCGGCGTCGCCAACTTCGGGGACCTGCTGTTCCCGCCGCTGCGTGCCAAGGTGGCTGCCCGCACGTACCCCGCGCTGTGGCAGGGCATGTCGCTGCGCCGCGCCGAACTCGCCGACCACGTCGGGATCTACGGCGCGGCCGCCGTGGCCCTCAGCCGCGCTGCGCCCGCCCCCCACCGCTTCCCTGTTCCGGAGACCACCCTGTGA
- a CDS encoding D-sedoheptulose-7-phosphate isomerase, with protein MTTSPPTADLVRRQFTGALRRHRDTLDLLPALEPELARAAERCVSALCGGGKLLICGNGGSAADAQHFAAELTGRFRRERAPLAALALTTDSSALTCIGNDYDFADVFARQVRALARPGDVLVGISTSGSSPNVRRALSAAREIGAHTVLLSGDRLPETPAEVDVLLAVPADRTAQIQEMHILLIHVLCETIDDALLGVEA; from the coding sequence GTGACGACCTCACCCCCCACCGCCGATCTCGTCCGCCGCCAGTTCACAGGGGCGCTGCGCCGCCACCGCGACACGCTGGATCTGCTGCCCGCCCTGGAACCGGAACTCGCCCGCGCCGCCGAGCGCTGCGTCTCGGCGCTGTGCGGCGGCGGCAAGCTGCTGATCTGCGGCAACGGGGGCAGCGCCGCCGACGCCCAGCACTTCGCGGCCGAACTCACCGGCCGCTTCCGGCGGGAGCGGGCGCCTCTGGCCGCGCTGGCCCTGACCACCGACAGCAGCGCCCTGACGTGCATCGGCAACGACTACGATTTCGCCGACGTCTTCGCGCGCCAGGTGCGGGCGCTGGCCCGGCCCGGCGACGTGCTGGTCGGCATCAGCACCAGCGGCAGCAGCCCCAACGTGCGCCGCGCCCTGAGCGCCGCGCGCGAGATCGGCGCGCACACCGTGCTGCTCAGCGGCGACCGCCTGCCGGAGACGCCCGCCGAGGTGGACGTGCTGCTGGCCGTGCCCGCCGACCGCACCGCCCAGATCCAGGAGATGCACATTCTGCTGATCCACGTGCTGTGCGAGACCATCGACGACGCCCTGCTGGGAGTGGAGGCGTGA
- a CDS encoding alpha-mannosidase — MSAPQVEGTRPAAARPGTLHMIGNAHIDPVWLWTWQEGFQEIKATYRSALDRLTEDPDFIFTCSSAAHLAWIEANEPEMFAEIRARVHEGRWALVGGWWVQPDCHLPGGEGFARQALYGQRYFHSRFGRTATVGYNPDSFGHAATLPQLLLASGVTRYTFMRPGPHEQALPGRLFWWAAPDGSRVLAFRIPYEYCTWGKDLEAHIRKCASDLASADDRLMCFYGVGNHGGGPTRENLASIHRLSAEPELPALVFSAPDAFFEAADTARAGVWHGELVHHAVGCYSAHSGVKRLNRHAELALVRAEKFATLATTLAALPYPHADLDRAWQRVLFNQFHDILAGTSVESAYDDAAHEYGEALSIAQHVTNAAVQRLSWRVTVPPEDGARSFVVWNPHPWPVRVPVEHEVGGVRDGFTMTDEAGRAVPAQFTRSGATVSGWRRRLAWLADLPAFGHRVFTIRPGTAPDPDVETQTPDPFVLDNAALRVEFDPVSGGIARLLDRRSDSEVFSAPAAVGVVLDDDTDTWSHGRVRFDRVTGQFGHARLSWLERGPLRRAVRSVATYGRSTLTQDYFVYSDPALPVEVRVRVDWHEARQMLKLRFPLHLQFPQVTYEAPYGQVSRPGNGEEYPGGRWVDLSGVHRPTGELRGLGLVNDAKSSYSVTESALHLTVLRSPIYAHHDPYVPAADGDYRYMDQGEQTFTYWLWPHAGTWRDAGLPRLCAALTEGPVALPETVHDGPLPAAQTHASVTPDHVVLSVIKRAQDDRGVVLRLHETHGRPTTAQVSLPFLERELEVDLGAHELVTLLLPDDGSAARRVLLTELELDT, encoded by the coding sequence GTGAGCGCCCCACAGGTCGAGGGCACCCGGCCCGCCGCCGCCCGCCCGGGCACGCTGCACATGATCGGCAACGCGCACATCGACCCGGTGTGGCTGTGGACGTGGCAGGAGGGTTTCCAGGAGATCAAGGCGACGTACCGCTCGGCGCTCGACCGCCTGACGGAGGACCCGGACTTCATCTTCACGTGCTCCTCGGCGGCGCACCTCGCGTGGATCGAGGCGAACGAACCCGAGATGTTCGCCGAGATCCGCGCGCGGGTGCACGAGGGCCGCTGGGCGCTGGTGGGCGGGTGGTGGGTGCAGCCCGACTGCCACCTGCCGGGCGGCGAGGGCTTCGCCCGACAGGCGCTGTACGGCCAGCGCTACTTCCACAGCCGCTTCGGGCGCACGGCCACCGTGGGCTACAACCCGGATTCCTTCGGGCACGCGGCGACCCTGCCGCAGCTGCTGCTCGCCAGCGGAGTCACGCGCTACACCTTCATGCGCCCCGGCCCGCACGAGCAGGCGCTCCCGGGGCGGCTGTTCTGGTGGGCCGCGCCCGACGGCTCGCGGGTGCTGGCCTTCCGCATTCCCTACGAGTACTGCACGTGGGGCAAGGATCTGGAGGCCCACATCCGCAAGTGCGCGAGCGACCTCGCGTCGGCGGACGACCGCCTGATGTGCTTCTACGGCGTGGGCAACCACGGCGGCGGCCCCACCCGCGAGAACCTCGCGTCCATCCACCGCCTGAGCGCGGAGCCGGAGCTGCCCGCACTGGTCTTCAGCGCCCCGGACGCCTTCTTCGAGGCCGCCGACACGGCGCGGGCCGGGGTGTGGCACGGCGAACTCGTGCACCACGCGGTGGGCTGCTACTCGGCGCATTCGGGCGTCAAGCGCCTGAACCGCCACGCCGAACTCGCGCTGGTGCGCGCCGAGAAGTTCGCGACGCTGGCGACCACGCTGGCCGCCCTCCCCTACCCGCACGCGGACCTCGACCGGGCGTGGCAGCGCGTGCTGTTCAACCAGTTCCACGACATCCTGGCCGGCACCAGCGTGGAGAGCGCCTACGACGACGCGGCGCACGAGTACGGCGAGGCGCTGTCGATCGCCCAGCACGTCACCAATGCGGCCGTGCAGCGCCTGAGTTGGCGGGTGACGGTTCCGCCAGAGGACGGCGCCCGCAGCTTCGTGGTGTGGAACCCGCACCCGTGGCCCGTGCGCGTGCCCGTCGAGCACGAGGTCGGCGGCGTGCGCGACGGCTTCACCATGACCGATGAGGCCGGCAGGGCGGTGCCGGCGCAGTTCACGCGCTCAGGCGCGACCGTGAGCGGGTGGCGGCGGCGGCTGGCGTGGCTGGCGGACCTGCCCGCCTTCGGCCACCGCGTGTTCACCATCCGGCCAGGCACCGCGCCCGACCCGGACGTCGAGACCCAGACACCCGACCCCTTCGTGCTGGACAACGCCGCGCTGCGCGTGGAGTTCGATCCCGTCAGCGGGGGCATCGCGCGGCTTCTGGATCGGCGCTCGGACAGCGAGGTCTTCTCCGCGCCCGCCGCCGTGGGCGTGGTGCTGGACGACGACACCGACACCTGGAGCCACGGCCGCGTGCGCTTCGACCGCGTGACCGGGCAGTTCGGCCACGCGCGGCTGAGCTGGCTGGAACGCGGGCCGCTGCGACGCGCCGTCCGGAGCGTGGCCACATACGGCCGCAGCACGTTGACGCAGGACTACTTCGTCTACAGCGACCCTGCGCTGCCGGTCGAGGTGCGCGTGCGCGTGGACTGGCACGAGGCGCGGCAGATGCTCAAGCTGCGCTTCCCGCTGCACCTCCAGTTCCCGCAGGTGACCTACGAGGCGCCCTACGGTCAGGTCTCCCGGCCGGGCAACGGCGAGGAGTACCCGGGCGGCCGCTGGGTGGACCTCAGCGGCGTGCACCGCCCCACCGGCGAGTTGCGCGGCCTGGGGCTCGTGAACGACGCGAAATCCAGCTACAGCGTCACGGAGTCCGCGCTGCACCTCACCGTGCTGCGCTCGCCCATCTACGCGCACCATGACCCTTACGTGCCGGCAGCGGACGGCGACTACCGCTACATGGACCAGGGCGAGCAGACCTTCACGTACTGGCTGTGGCCGCACGCCGGGACGTGGCGGGACGCCGGCCTGCCCCGGCTGTGCGCCGCGCTGACCGAGGGGCCGGTGGCCCTGCCCGAGACCGTCCACGACGGGCCGCTGCCCGCCGCCCAGACCCACGCCTCGGTCACGCCCGACCACGTGGTGCTGAGCGTGATCAAGCGCGCCCAGGACGACCGCGGCGTGGTGCTGCGCCTGCACGAGACGCACGGCCGGCCCACCACCGCGCAGGTCTCGCTGCCCTTCCTCGAGCGCGAGCTGGAGGTAGACCTGGGCGCCCACGAACTCGTCACGCTGCTGCTGCCCGACGACGGAAGCGCGGCGCGGCGCGTGCTACTCACCGAGCTGGAACTGGACACCTGA
- a CDS encoding ABC transporter substrate-binding protein — MRRKAMLATSLLLGLSTAQAQKVTLNFTAHWLSEQRRPTINKIIGLWNQRNPNVQVQYTGVPFDQLITKTLAGVAAGNAPDVVVIDIRTSTQRAARNQNTDMSQYGADKLGGSYFPQLWATGRYNGKQYALPFVTDTRVLFYNKAAFKEAGLDPNKPPRTWDDLWAYAAKLDKKDGDRWTRMGFHPNFGDFGYQGWVNNAGGYLFDKNNENPTMTSAAAVQTLAWFKKWNDKYGANNVAAFKASFGGGTQDEFMSGKVPMVVRNGNYLSTLARNAPDLQFGMVSVPTMDGKTSDTTTWGGGFNIEIPRGSKHPKEAFAFAKFLSTEGAKIWAAEQNDLPAYKAAQTANKNPQFIKLVSYLPLTYLSPAPLYAPSYDTAVNKAVDDVLLRGRDPQTALEEAQAAVTKMVDDNKKAAK; from the coding sequence ATGCGTAGAAAGGCAATGCTGGCCACGTCACTGCTGCTGGGGCTGTCCACGGCCCAGGCCCAGAAAGTCACCCTCAACTTCACGGCCCACTGGCTCAGCGAGCAGCGCCGGCCGACCATCAACAAGATCATCGGGCTGTGGAACCAGCGCAATCCCAACGTGCAGGTGCAGTACACCGGCGTGCCCTTCGACCAGCTCATCACCAAGACGCTCGCGGGCGTGGCGGCCGGCAACGCGCCCGACGTGGTCGTGATCGACATCCGCACCAGCACGCAGCGCGCGGCCCGCAACCAGAACACCGACATGAGCCAGTACGGCGCGGACAAACTGGGCGGCTCATACTTCCCGCAGTTGTGGGCCACCGGGCGCTATAACGGCAAGCAGTACGCCCTGCCGTTCGTCACCGACACCCGGGTGCTCTTCTACAACAAGGCCGCCTTCAAGGAAGCGGGCCTCGATCCCAACAAGCCCCCCCGGACGTGGGACGACCTGTGGGCCTACGCCGCCAAGCTCGACAAGAAAGACGGCGACCGCTGGACCCGCATGGGCTTCCACCCCAACTTCGGCGACTTCGGCTACCAGGGCTGGGTGAACAACGCGGGCGGCTACCTGTTCGACAAGAACAACGAAAACCCCACCATGACGTCTGCGGCGGCCGTGCAGACGCTGGCGTGGTTCAAGAAGTGGAACGACAAGTACGGCGCGAACAACGTCGCCGCCTTCAAGGCCAGCTTCGGCGGCGGCACCCAGGACGAATTCATGTCCGGCAAGGTGCCGATGGTGGTGCGCAACGGCAACTACCTCTCCACCCTGGCGCGCAATGCCCCGGACCTGCAGTTCGGCATGGTCAGCGTGCCCACCATGGACGGCAAGACGAGCGACACCACCACGTGGGGCGGCGGCTTCAACATCGAGATTCCGCGCGGCAGCAAGCACCCCAAGGAGGCCTTCGCCTTCGCCAAGTTCCTGTCCACCGAGGGCGCCAAGATCTGGGCCGCCGAGCAGAACGACCTGCCCGCGTACAAGGCCGCCCAGACCGCCAACAAGAACCCCCAGTTCATCAAGCTCGTGAGCTATCTGCCGCTCACCTACCTGTCGCCGGCCCCGCTGTACGCCCCCAGCTACGACACGGCCGTGAACAAGGCCGTGGACGACGTCCTGCTGCGGGGCCGCGATCCGCAGACGGCGCTGGAGGAAGCCCAGGCGGCCGTCACGAAGATGGTGGACGACAACAAGAAAGCCGCCAAGTAA
- a CDS encoding ROK family protein yields MTRSRSVRKGRSLPETRAENLSVVLEALRKLQPVSRSGLAAATDLTAATITHMVDELHASNLLIESPADTRQVGRRPTLLRLNTARGQIVGLEISRSEVRAIRTNFAGEVLSVAAQAFRPHTPVHDNLRPLIEVVRFVIDPDLPLLGIGVGVPGPVDSTRGLVLEPPNFGGWRQVPLADLLQNHFGAPCWLDDDAKAAALGERWYGAGPQVGTLLFLSLRSGVGAGLIVGDRVYRGAHELAGEIGHTTIDVNGARCECGNRGCVETLVSVPAVLADARREGLAVHDLQGVHRLAEAGDPAALRVKERVSVYLAATLVNAVNHYDPALIVLGGTLVRAWPELTEEVAHKVKGRSFGFLSKDVRIVQSLLGENATALGAAALAIGELLNGGTLRLAALSRQPARRDTAVLDTPAIT; encoded by the coding sequence GTGACCAGAAGCCGCAGCGTGCGCAAGGGACGCAGCCTGCCCGAGACGCGGGCCGAGAACCTCAGCGTGGTGCTTGAGGCGCTGCGCAAGCTCCAGCCGGTGTCGCGCAGCGGCCTGGCGGCCGCCACCGACCTGACCGCCGCGACCATCACACACATGGTCGACGAGCTGCACGCCTCGAACCTGCTGATCGAGTCGCCGGCCGATACCCGGCAGGTCGGCCGGCGGCCCACCCTGCTGCGCCTGAACACTGCCCGTGGGCAGATCGTGGGCCTGGAGATCTCGCGCTCGGAAGTGCGCGCCATCCGCACGAACTTCGCCGGCGAGGTGCTGTCTGTCGCCGCGCAGGCATTCCGGCCGCACACGCCGGTGCACGACAACCTGCGTCCCCTGATCGAGGTGGTGCGCTTCGTGATCGACCCGGACCTGCCGCTGCTCGGCATCGGCGTGGGCGTGCCGGGCCCGGTGGATAGCACGCGCGGCCTGGTGCTGGAGCCGCCCAACTTCGGGGGCTGGCGTCAGGTGCCGCTGGCTGATCTCCTGCAGAACCACTTCGGCGCGCCGTGCTGGCTCGACGACGACGCCAAGGCGGCCGCGCTGGGCGAGCGCTGGTACGGTGCGGGGCCGCAGGTGGGCACGCTGCTGTTCCTGTCGCTGCGCTCCGGCGTGGGGGCCGGCCTGATCGTGGGCGACCGGGTGTACCGCGGCGCCCACGAGCTGGCCGGTGAGATCGGGCACACCACCATCGACGTGAACGGAGCGCGCTGCGAGTGCGGCAATCGCGGCTGCGTGGAGACGCTGGTCAGCGTGCCGGCGGTGCTCGCCGACGCCCGGCGCGAGGGCCTGGCCGTCCACGATCTCCAGGGCGTACACCGGCTGGCCGAGGCGGGCGATCCCGCCGCGCTGCGGGTCAAGGAGCGCGTGTCGGTGTACCTGGCGGCCACGCTGGTCAACGCGGTGAACCACTACGATCCGGCGCTGATCGTGCTGGGCGGCACCCTGGTCCGGGCGTGGCCGGAACTCACCGAGGAGGTGGCCCACAAGGTCAAGGGCCGCTCCTTCGGGTTCCTGTCCAAGGACGTGCGCATCGTCCAGAGCCTGCTGGGCGAGAACGCCACAGCGCTCGGCGCGGCCGCGCTGGCGATCGGGGAACTGCTGAACGGGGGCACGCTGCGGCTCGCGGCGCTCAGCCGGCAGCCGGCCCGGCGGGACACGGCCGTGCTTGACACCCCCGCGATTACTTAA
- a CDS encoding carbohydrate kinase family protein gives MSRVLAFGGALMDFVPAGDGWRARPGGSAWNVALGLAALGEGVAFAGSLGSDPFAERLGTLGEAAGLDLTFAPRVDAPTALSVVHRGVGGQPDRYAFYAQGGADSAFTGVAAGAWAGAHAAYFGGVTLLREPAAPAFLACAQDAARRGLTVLYDPNFRPAYAEEGRRALWAYLPHTTHLKVSHEDVLGLLPGRSVEDGVAELRRAQPGLHVLLTLGEAGARLFTPQGEWVHPGYAVTVADTVGAGDACAAGWLRGTVAGPHASPAHVLAFALACGALACTRPGAHAPTLDEVQQFMDSQT, from the coding sequence GTGAGCCGCGTTCTCGCCTTCGGCGGCGCGCTGATGGACTTCGTGCCGGCCGGCGACGGGTGGCGGGCGCGGCCCGGCGGCAGCGCGTGGAACGTGGCGCTGGGACTGGCCGCCCTGGGCGAGGGCGTCGCCTTCGCGGGCAGCCTGGGGAGTGACCCCTTCGCCGAACGTCTGGGCACGCTGGGCGAGGCGGCCGGGCTGGACCTGACCTTCGCTCCGCGCGTGGACGCGCCCACCGCCCTCTCGGTGGTCCACCGGGGCGTGGGCGGTCAGCCGGACCGCTACGCCTTCTACGCGCAGGGCGGCGCCGACAGCGCCTTCACGGGCGTGGCCGCCGGCGCGTGGGCCGGCGCGCACGCCGCGTATTTCGGGGGGGTGACGCTCCTGCGTGAGCCGGCCGCGCCCGCTTTCCTGGCGTGTGCGCAGGACGCCGCCCGTCGCGGGCTGACCGTGCTGTACGACCCCAACTTCCGCCCCGCGTACGCCGAGGAGGGCCGCCGCGCCCTGTGGGCGTACCTGCCCCACACCACCCACCTCAAGGTCTCTCACGAGGACGTCCTGGGCCTGCTGCCCGGCCGGAGCGTCGAGGACGGCGTGGCCGAGCTGCGCCGCGCCCAGCCGGGCCTGCACGTGCTGCTCACCCTGGGCGAAGCGGGCGCGCGGCTGTTTACGCCGCAGGGCGAGTGGGTCCACCCCGGCTACGCCGTGACCGTCGCGGACACCGTGGGTGCGGGCGACGCGTGCGCGGCCGGCTGGCTGAGGGGCACCGTGGCCGGGCCGCACGCGTCTCCAGCCCACGTGCTGGCGTTCGCCCTGGCGTGCGGCGCGCTCGCGTGCACCCGGCCGGGTGCCCACGCCCCCACGCTGGACGAGGTGCAGCAGTTCATGGACAGCCAGACCTGA
- a CDS encoding family 4 glycosyl hydrolase, translated as MRRAVSPAARVVISGAGGMVFPLTLAADFLALLAPLGAELVLHDPDLERAARTAAAVRALADHHGRPLRVTVTADRRAALRGATHVLLTFQVGGLDAYRADVEVPRRYGVDVPAGDTLGPGGIFRFLRSTPAFGALAADVREVCPDALVLNYANPMAMNVLYLNALGVRAMGLCHSIPHTAALLEDLLAVPRGELTYRAAGINHQAWFLTLEHRGTDLHARLRDILRRRFLPDHGGYTPWTEGHDTYVGGQERVRAELLETFGYVLSESSHHASEYVPYFRRTPEAVKAALPRRWDYLRGAEAGLGHEQATLDAAVDARRARLEPSAEYGMRIVAATLGSGPEHVYVNVVNGGLIANLPADACVEVPAVADAAGVTPQPAGRLPAPCAGLNLTNVAVQLSAVEAATQRDPRRIEAAVALDPLTASILDLRDIRAMTRDLIAAQRRWLPAWAGGEAGVSG; from the coding sequence GTGAGACGCGCCGTGAGCCCGGCGGCCCGCGTGGTGATCTCGGGCGCGGGGGGCATGGTCTTTCCCCTGACGCTGGCGGCGGACTTCCTCGCGCTGCTGGCGCCGCTCGGGGCGGAGCTCGTGCTGCACGACCCGGACCTTGAGCGCGCCGCGCGCACCGCCGCCGCCGTGCGCGCGCTGGCCGACCACCACGGCCGTCCCCTGCGCGTGACCGTCACGGCCGACCGGCGCGCCGCGCTGCGCGGGGCCACCCACGTGCTGCTCACCTTCCAGGTGGGCGGCCTGGACGCGTACCGCGCGGATGTCGAGGTGCCGCGGCGCTACGGCGTGGACGTCCCGGCCGGGGACACGCTGGGGCCGGGCGGCATCTTCCGCTTCCTGCGCAGCACGCCGGCCTTTGGCGCCCTGGCCGCCGACGTGCGTGAGGTGTGCCCGGACGCGCTGGTACTGAACTACGCCAACCCCATGGCGATGAACGTCCTGTACCTGAATGCGCTGGGCGTGCGGGCTATGGGCCTGTGCCACTCCATTCCGCACACGGCGGCGCTGCTGGAAGACCTGCTGGCCGTGCCGCGCGGCGAACTGACGTACCGCGCGGCGGGGATCAACCACCAGGCGTGGTTCCTGACGCTGGAGCACCGCGGCACCGACCTGCACGCCCGGTTGCGCGACATCCTGCGCCGCCGCTTTCTGCCGGACCACGGCGGATACACCCCCTGGACCGAGGGCCACGACACGTACGTGGGCGGCCAGGAGCGCGTGCGCGCCGAGCTGCTGGAGACCTTCGGGTACGTCCTGAGCGAGTCGAGCCACCACGCCTCGGAATACGTGCCGTACTTCCGCCGCACGCCGGAGGCCGTCAAGGCCGCCCTGCCTCGCCGCTGGGACTACCTGCGCGGCGCCGAGGCGGGGCTCGGCCACGAGCAGGCCACGCTGGACGCGGCGGTGGACGCCCGCCGCGCGCGCCTGGAGCCGTCGGCCGAGTACGGCATGCGGATCGTGGCCGCGACGCTGGGGAGCGGCCCCGAACACGTCTACGTCAACGTGGTCAACGGCGGTCTGATCGCCAACCTGCCCGCCGACGCGTGCGTGGAGGTGCCGGCCGTGGCGGACGCGGCGGGCGTGACACCGCAGCCGGCGGGCCGCCTGCCCGCGCCGTGCGCCGGGCTGAACCTCACGAACGTCGCGGTGCAGCTCAGCGCCGTCGAGGCCGCCACGCAGCGCGACCCCCGGCGGATCGAGGCCGCGGTCGCCCTCGACCCCCTGACCGCCAGCATCCTCGACCTGCGCGACATCCGCGCCATGACCCGCGACCTGATCGCCGCGCAGCGGCGCTGGTTGCCCGCGTGGGCCGGCGGCGAGGCCGGGGTGAGCGGGTAG